GCCCGACCCCGACGCCGACGCCGGCGGTACCCGCCGGCCTGGTGGCCTTCCACAGCGACCGCACCGGCGATTTCGAGATATGGGTTATCCACGATGACGGCACGGACCCGAGGCAATTGACGTCTTCCCCTGAACGGGATATTGAGCCCTGCTGGTCTCCCGATGGCTCGAAGATCGTATTTGCGTCGGGCAGGGATGACCCAGATAACCTCGAGCTTTATGTGATGAACGCTGATGGCTCAGACCAACGCCGGCTGGTGGAGCTTCAGCCGGGCGATGATCTGGCGCCGGCGTGGTCGCCGGATGGGAGCAAAATTGCCTTCCACTCCAACCGCGATGGCAACCTGGAAATATATGTGGTCAATGCCGATGGCACGGGGCTGAAGAACCTGACCAATTACCCGGACGCCAATGACAGCCGGCCGACTTGGTCGCCGGACGGCAGGCATATCGCCTTTGTATCCGATCGGGACGGCAACAGCGAGATTTATGTGATGGACGCAGATGGAAGCAATCAGCGCCGGCTGACCTTTGACGTGGCGAATGACACGGTGCCGCGCTGGTCGCCCGATGGGCAAACCATTGCGTTTGAATCCACCCGGGGTGTGCGCTTGAGCATCTATCTCATGGATGCGGATGGCTCCCATGTGCGGCCGGCCCTGCGGGAGGCGCAGGAAGATGCGGCGCCTGCATGGGGTAACGGCGGCCGGCGGATCTATTTTTCCTCCTTGCGCACCGGCTCCTGGGAGATTTTCTACGTGGACCTGGTGACGGGGGAGGAGGTTCAGCTCACCAAGGCGGAAGGGTATAACCGTTATCCCGCCTGGGGGCCATTGCCCGCCTTGAAATAAGGCTGGGGGTGGGGAAAAGAACAGCGGGGGCCAGGATTTCCTGGCCCCCGCTGATTTGTCCTGCGTCAGCCAATGCTCACGGCACGTAGGCGTTGTAGGTGCCGGACCAGTTCGGCTTGCTGATGAGGTTGACCACGGCCACGATGGGCTGGTTGGACGTGATCTTCACACTGCCGGTGAAGTTGTCGCCCAGCGGGTTGAAGGCCGAGGCCGGCACAGCGTCCGAGTCACTGCCGAAGCGGGTGTTGTAGGCATCGCCCGAGTTGCCGGCGATGGTGGGGTTGAGCGTCAGCGCCACACTGCCATCGGGGTTGTAGTAAGTCAGGGTCAGGTTAGCGGTGCTGGCGCTCAAGTTCTGGACGGCGATCTTGGACCACTGCACCCAGGCGGTGCCGGACTTCTTGCGCGGCGCGTAGGGGACGAAGATTTCGGTGGCGCCGGCGGGCACCGCCACGTAGGTGGAGGCGGCGTTCTCATTCGGCCGGTTCCAGAAGGTGTGCACGACGGCGGCCAGGGGCTGGCCGTTGGTGCAGTTGATGACCACCGAGCCATTGAAGAGGTCTCCCAGAGCGCTGGCGAAGGCCGAGGCCGGGTAGGCCGGGTTGGTTGGGCTGCCGAAGCGGGTGTTGTACTCGCCCATGGTCTTCGGCTGAATGGTGTCGTTGATGGTCATCTTGGGCGTGGTGCTGCCGGTCTCGAAGAACTGGATGGTGACGTCGGCCGGGCTGGTGCCCAGGTTCTGCACCATGATGTTGGAGGAGCGCACCCAGGAGCCGACAGCCGGGTCGCTGGTGCGGTTCACGCGGAAGACGGATGGTGCATAGAGGGTGGTGGCGCCAGCGCTGACGCCCTCATAGGCGCTGGCCCACTGCTGGTAGATGTACTGGGCCCAGTGGTTGGTCACCACGCCGGCGATGGGCTGGTCGGAGTGGACGTACACGGAACCCTGCCAGTTGCCGCCCAGGTCGGGGATCTTGGGTCCGGAGAGGCTCAGGTTGTAGCTCTTGGAGCGGCCGGCCTGGATGACGTCGGAGATAGGGCCGGTGACACTGCCGTCGGTCTGGTTGTAGTAGTACATCTGGATGTTGGCGTCGGCGGTGCCAGCGTTCTGCACGGTGATGATGGAGAAGCGGATGAGCTTGCCCGGGATGGTGCCGACCGGCTTCACCG
This genomic window from Anaerolineae bacterium contains:
- a CDS encoding PD40 domain-containing protein, producing the protein PTPTPTPAVPAGLVAFHSDRTGDFEIWVIHDDGTDPRQLTSSPERDIEPCWSPDGSKIVFASGRDDPDNLELYVMNADGSDQRRLVELQPGDDLAPAWSPDGSKIAFHSNRDGNLEIYVVNADGTGLKNLTNYPDANDSRPTWSPDGRHIAFVSDRDGNSEIYVMDADGSNQRRLTFDVANDTVPRWSPDGQTIAFESTRGVRLSIYLMDADGSHVRPALREAQEDAAPAWGNGGRRIYFSSLRTGSWEIFYVDLVTGEEVQLTKAEGYNRYPAWGPLPALK